A segment of the Marmota flaviventris isolate mMarFla1 chromosome 2, mMarFla1.hap1, whole genome shotgun sequence genome:
GAATCATAAATGTGAGCAGTTCCTGCTGGACATAGAGTCAGCACCTTACAGAATGTTATGCTGGTGAAGAAAGGAGGAATCCATCACTTCTGTTgcagaaatgaaagtttattaagCAACTGGCAGTCTCCCCTTTACTCCTCCACCCAGTGCACTTTGGGCCTATGTTGAAGAGAGGATGAAGATCCGTTCTGAAGGCCTCTCATTCTTGCCCCTGGAGTTTGAaggatttcattgtttttttaatccagcgCAGAAAGCTTGAGATCCTGGAGTAGACACTTGGAGGTGTCCCCTCGTCTTCCCCAAAGGACACAATGCCCTGGGCCACATTTTCACACACAAGGGGACTTCCTGAGTCTCCCTGTGGGCAGAGAAAAGAAGCTCTTAGCTGACCAGTTTCAGATCCCACACTTCCCACTCCCCAGGTGTGTGTGGGCACTATTAGAGGGCTGTGTTTGTGAAATCAGGACCGGGGCAGTCCTCATTCATTCTGGGGGGCTCCAGCCTCACCCTGACTATTCCCCCCAGTTGACTGATGCCTCTCCTTTTCCAGTAAGTCTCTGTTCATGAAGTGACTAAAGGGAAATGAGTCTCCAGGACCAGAGACTGAATTGGTGAAAGGCTGAGTACATGGGGGCATAAGTAGTTCCCTTTGCCCTGATTCTCCTCAAACTCTGCTGTGCCAAGGCAGGGAATAGCCAATGCAGGTGAACTTACCTGAAGAcaattcttcttctcttttgggTTCCCCACACAAATCTGGGTGGTGGAGTCATATATACTTTTGAAATGAGAGAGACATTCCTCGTCCTTTTGGATTTCCAGCTGTACCTCATGCAGTTTTGTTGTGGATATGTTTTGGCCAATGTGTCCCCAACCGGCCAGAGTGCACACCATCCCTGGTGTCACCTGGGAATTTCTTGAGGGTAACTTGAGGAGGCTCACCTCAGCATTCAGCTTGGCCTTCTTTTTCAACTAAAGGCAGATAAAGGGAATTCTGATCAACAACTCACGAAAATGGATGCAGACATGGGGTTGCTTTTATCATGGCACTGGGACAAGTGAAGGGGTCAATTTGACAAGGAGGGATGTAAACAAGGCTATGAGGATTTAACCCTCTAGGAATAACCTGTGTAAGACCCAGTGGAATGGCATGCCTCACCTGAAGTAACATGATGTCATTGCAtggctttgttttaaaatttggatgGGGGATGGCTCTTCTTATAGGGATGACCTGCTGGGTTGTCTCTTGCTCATCGATGTCATGGGCCCCCAGGATGACAGTGATGGTTCTGTTCCTAGAGCAGACAGTGAGGCAGAGTCACAGGGGATACAAGTCGGTATCCCTGAAGGAAAATGGTTGGCCCAGGGCAAGGCAGGTTGGAGTTGGGAGAAGCTACATGGGAAGAGGACTTGGGGCTGAGCATCTTTTCCCCTTGCTTCCTGGCAGCCAGTGTTGCTGCAGGTCCTAGAGTATTGCAGTGTGCTCAATCATGTACAGAACATGTACAGTCGTGTACAGAGACTGTCTCCAGGTGAGACTCTTAATTTCACATATTTGCACTCTGGGATCTGGGGCAAAACCCACCTTCTTCCCATTCAGCCTTGATCCACGTTCGCCTTTTGTATAACAAGCCACCTGCACTGACTGCTCCTCTCTCTCCATAGCTTCCCTGCCCTGCATGGAGCTCTTGTCTTCAGGCCCAAAGGAGAAGATTCCCTGTGATGTTTTCTCTAGAAGGGTGAACTCACCTTCCCCAGCAGTGGGCTGCTGTCAGGACAAAGTCCTCACGAACAAGGAAACCCCCACATCCTTTCGTTTTATTTGGAGTCTGGATATGAAGAAATGCCACGTAGGGATGGGAATGAGGCACAGCTTCCTGGCCCCCGATGATTTTCCCTGAAAGGAAAGTTCTGTCCTGCCCTTGGTGCTCATGGAGCCAAAGGCTGAAGAAGAGGACACTGGGGTAAACTACAGGGAAGGAAGGATTGAGTGTGGTGTTGTTACCATTtaggggtgctgggttcattgtccttgttcagcaaagaattgacAAACAGGATGCAGAGAGAGCAAGCAAGCAGCAGGTTTATCGCAAGAGGGACAGAGAGACTGTTCTGAAGAGAGGGTTCCACAACATTTGGAATCTGGTGGGAGAGTTTGATCTTCTTTTACGGTCCAAGGAATTTCTCCTTTCCTTATCATCTCCCCTGTCCACCctctcctcactattattgattggtgtCTGTGAATACTTCTCTTTTAGTTATTCTATTGGATTCCCCACTTAGGagcacaaacaaaaaaatttctgtCTGATTGGGTCCCTAGTTTGTGTCCTCCAGCACTTTCATCAAacaggaagttgacctcatccAGAGACCctccatgctcctttgttctggcccTGCCCCTGGTCTCCTCACTTGCTATGTAGCCTTGGCTGGCTCAAGCCCTTATACATGTCCCTAGGGGAAAGGTCTAGCCAGCAGCAGCAAATATGGGCCCTGAGTGTTTGCCAGGCAGCATTCCTGGCTTGAAGAGTGACCCACAAGACTCAGATACTCCCTCTGACCAAGAGCAGGGCAGTCCCTGCTCTGTAATTCCCGCTTCAGACTTCAATGTTGACTCACAAGATATGAGTTTGGAACAAGTAGTAAAGTCCCTACAGATCCTGGTCAGTCCTTTCTCTGAAGTGTCCCAgaatcttctttcctctcttgtttCCCCCTTAGATCCCACTGAGCTCCTACTGGGTTCTGCACATAAATTCAGGATGCTGAGTCGTGTTTTATGTTTGTCTGATGGAGCCAGACACCAAGTAGGTGCCCAATAAAGGTCTTGGCTGTGTGAGGGAATGGCTCCTGATTAGCCTGTGGCTGAGGTTGGAGGGGTGGTGCTGGTGAGATTGTGAGCACCAGGGAAGATGGGGTCTGACAAAGCCATTGTACCCATCTGTAACTGAAAATGACCTGAGAGAACATGTGGCTGAACCAAGGCACACATATCTGTTAAGGGATGAGAATGCCCACAATTCTGAGATCAAATGCATCTTTGGCTTCATTCCTGGGCAGTGTGAGAATgacaagtttgaagaagctggtGGACATTGAAAGTAGATATTAAGatattaattctaaaatataGTGGGCTCTACCTTGACTACAGAAGCCAGCCCCTTTCTGTCACCTGTTTTTTCTTGgggaattgtttatttattttttcatatgtcttTGTGAAAGGGCCTGCTTTCCAGATGTAAAGGTTATAGCTGGGAAAGTGGAAGGTGGCCACTGCCTCATGAAAACCAGCcttctgccctgctcctcctttgTGCTCCCATCCCCATGAGGCCCGCCAGTCTTTGGGTGAGGTTTACCTTGCTAAGCAGAAAGTTGCTGGAGGTGCACCTGAGCTGGAATGGTGGGGTGCAGCATCTGAGCAGGGCTGAGCTTGGGGTTGGGCTTCAGTTGTTGGCGATAGTCACTCACCTGCCTCTGCCCTTGGGCACAGAAGAAACACCAACAGGAGCAGGAGTGGCTTCATCTTCCCAGGAAGGCTTCTCTGGTCAAAGATGTTGTTGTGTCGTCCTGGTCTTTTAAACTCCCAGTGTTCTCTTCTGGTGTGTGGGGGCTTTTTCATCTGAGATGATCTCACCCTTGCCTCACTTTCTGATCAATATCTGATGGTTGAGTTAGACCTTAGCCATGGCTTAGCTCCCACCACTCTTGATTCAGTGGTGACCACAGAAGCAGAAAACAGGAACCTATGGTCACAAGATGGGGTGCTATAGGTGCTAAACATTGGCCAAAGTGAGTCCTGTGGTCTCAGAAATATGCTCATTTCCTTGGTTCTCTTTGAACGATGATCATGGAAAGATGTTCATTTGGTGAAACCGTTTTCTTTGTAAGACTCAGGACATTCGAGATGAGATTCTTTGGCTGTGGCAGAAGACAAGAAAATATTAGTGAATAGACAagatggtggggctggggttacagGGATGGGCAGAATGGGGTGGGAGCAATCCTGAATACAGTGTGCCCCAGTTACCCATGTACTCAGTGTTCAAAACAACAATGACATATCCTTTGCTCAGGAAGCCCAGTTTGGTCATGGTTGCTGAGGATATCTTGTTTCTGCTCCTGTGTGTGTCAGCAGGCTGGTCTTGAGATGCAGAGAGGGGAATCATCTGAAGGCTCCCTGCCTCACAGGTCAGTGCTTATGCTGGCTGTCACTTGGGAACTTCTTTTCCTCTCCAGGAGGTTCTGCCAATGTGGTCTCCTTGAAGGGGTTTGTTGCTTGCAACATGATGATTGGTTTCTCCAGAGAGACCATTCTCTCCTAATTGCAAGGAGGCAGAAATTGTGTTCTTTTTCACCCAAATTTTAAGTCAGGTGGTATCAACTCTACCATATTTCATTGCTTGCATCAATCTCAAACCCACCCAGAGTAAACAGCTAGGGACAGACCTTGCCTATAGAGGGGGCATTCAATGATGCTGTAAGTAAAGCTGGTGGGATGGGAGACACATAGTTGTTGTGTGTTATCTGCCAACCACTTTGGGTGTTTGTAAAGCTGATCAGAGGAACTAAACCACCAGTAGGTTATTGCCTTTGGATAAGTTTGTGAGTCTGCTTTGTTTAAACCATGCggaaatgaaagaaattctttTCTCCCAATGATATtctgtttaataaatgaatgatacCATGTGAATTGGAATCCAATGCCAGAGAGTCAAGGTAGTAACCTTTGTGCACTGTTCAGAAATCTACCTTTCTGACATCCCCCTATCTTTTGCTACATAAATGACCCTGATGATTTCCCCTGcatggaaaaaaaggaagaatcatGAACTCAGAAATATTATTTGTTTGGACCATCTCTgttctttgaaaattaatttttttagtgaaacatgaaagtagaatattttttgacatatcatacatatatggattataccttcccatttttgtggttgtacatgatatggagttacacaagtcatgtattcatatatgacagGAAgagagttatgtctgattcattctactgtctttcccatttcccattcccatctctccACCATAATCCCATTTCCCCGTGACCAATAGTGTGAACCTCCACTCCTGCCTCCCCTCTGCCTATTGTGAGTcggcatccacatatcagagtgaacatttggcctttggtttgttgGGATTGGCTCATTCAGTAAGCATGATGGCCTCCCGTTTCATCCAGTTATTGGCAAAtggcatattttctttcttctttatgactgatattctattgtgtatatgtaccacattttctttatccattcatctattgaggggcaccCAGATTGTTTtcatagcttagatattgtgaattaaacttctatgaacattgatgtgaccacatcagtatagtatgctgatattaagtccATTGGTTATTAAGTGAGTAGTGACATAgatgggttaaatggtggttccatttcaagtaatctctatactgcttttcagagttgcaccaatttgcagttccactaggaatatatgagtgtatctttccccccccatccttgccaacattttttgttagttgtatttttgataattgtagTTCTtcctggagtgagataaaatctcagtgtagttttgatttgcatttctctaattgctagtgatgatgaacagtttttaatatatttgttgaccatttgttcttcttcttgtttgaagtgtctgttcagttcctttgcccatttgttgattgggttatttgtttttatgttgttaagctttttgtattctttatatatcctggagattaatgctccatCTGAGTGCAGgttttaaagattttctcctattctgtaggctctctcttcacactattgattgtttcttttgctgagaagaagcttttgagtttgaatccatcccatatattgattcttgattttactccttGTGCTCTGGGAGTgttgttaaggaaatcagatccTAAGCCAACAGGATAATTGGGCCTCCTTTTTCTTGTATTAGGCACAGGGTCACTGTTCTAGTACCTATGTATTTGATCTACTTGGAGTTTTGTGCAGAATAAGAGAttggggtctaatttcattttgttacatatggatatccagttttctcagtaccatttgttgaagaggctatcttttttcaatgtatgtttatggtgcctttgtctagtaagTTGAGATAACTGGGTTTAGGTggatttatctctttttcttctgtccttgctattggtcttcatgtctgttttggtgccaataccatggtatgtttttaaattcatttttaattctaatttggtatatacaacagcagaatgcattataatttatgTGACACGTACAGagcaaatttttcatatctctggttgtatacaaaatatattcacatcatttgtgtcttcata
Coding sequences within it:
- the LOC114079002 gene encoding mast cell protease 3-like, producing the protein MKPLLLLLVFLLCPRAEAGKIIGGQEAVPHSHPYVAFLHIQTPNKTKGCGGFLVREDFVLTAAHCWGRNRTITVILGAHDIDEQETTQQVIPIRRAIPHPNFKTKPCNDIMLLQLKKKAKLNAEVSLLKLPSRNSQVTPGMVCTLAGWGHIGQNISTTKLHEVQLEIQKDEECLSHFKSIYDSTTQICVGNPKEKKNCLQGDSGSPLVCENVAQGIVSFGEDEGTPPSVYSRISSFLRWIKKTMKSFKLQGQE